In the genome of Pacificitalea manganoxidans, the window TCCAGCAGATGATCGAGGATGAGATCCTGCAAAACGAGCAGCTGACGCAGCTCCGTGAACAGCTCGGCCTTCTCACGGACCAACTCGCGGAGCTGCAAAGAACCTATGAAGCGCTCACCCGACTTGCCGAGCTTCCCGAAATCATCCGGACGGAAATGGAAGACGAGTTGAACGGTCTGCTCGACCAAGAGTTCGGGGACATCCTCGCCACGATTGAGGCGATCAAGACCGGGGATTTCTCGGGCCTCTCGGGCTCCGGCGCAGGCGAAATCGAAACCCAGATGGACCGGGTGCTGGCCGATCTCGGCTTCGATGAAGACACCCTCTCGGAAATGGCCACGAGCGGCAATCCCGGGGCCAACCGCGTGGCGACGCAGGCCACCACCGGTGCCCTTGTCTCGGCGGCGGCCCAGAACAGCTATGAGGATGCCGGCCAGTCGCTCGAGCGGGTAGACCGCCTTGTTGGGCTCATCGACGATATGGACGAACTCAAGGAAAGC includes:
- a CDS encoding type IV secretion system protein — its product is MRPVLLKTGLVVALELGLHFVPMTPAAAQAVPVVDTQNIAQNIQQLQQMIEDEILQNEQLTQLREQLGLLTDQLAELQRTYEALTRLAELPEIIRTEMEDELNGLLDQEFGDILATIEAIKTGDFSGLSGSGAGEIETQMDRVLADLGFDEDTLSEMATSGNPGANRVATQATTGALVSAAAQNSYEDAGQSLERVDRLVGLIDDMDELKESIDLNTRVTAELAIALVAMWQLEAIQTVGDGTGGVIDAATIAEEQRFMDFTLPDLRAD